From Lolium perenne isolate Kyuss_39 chromosome 5, Kyuss_2.0, whole genome shotgun sequence, a single genomic window includes:
- the LOC127298757 gene encoding uncharacterized protein, producing MDPNQMMPRSFPMWPPPPPTASDAMPPPPFLPPPNANLAPNRAWKRKNPNPNSAAYQPPAIADLQVQNRAKARRWFKPNPNNRRPFFHKPKAKAPRNTSSFIIRAKRLGGIAPLVSPGPVTPAVLPTPVISPARDERLLSDVLAQQQWGVDGYGSMKGLIRLRPATHAPDDDEDESSGGSDVEEHVEVERRLDHDLSRFEMVYPQPGAVLEDHDEMYDRNQGDDVDVHVARLEEENLTLKERLFLVEREVGDMRRRLEAVEARFSHAAALGNAAAAAVENGTQLGNPNAAAAADDAVEQVPLQNGTERGDAIAAADADNDAVEVPLQNGSGSARVGAVSDAVEEALKNDTEMGDAAADADNTFEGSTEKGDASDSAVNKSLENGTAEPQKSGNEEESYSAGSEKNAEIGDAASAQGDGQEA from the coding sequence ATGGATCCCAACCAGATGATGCCCCGGAGCTTCCCCATGTGGCCACCGCCCCCACCCACCGCCTCCGACGCCATGCCGCCGCCGCCCTTCCTCCCACCGCCCAACGCCAACCTCGCCCCCAACCGCGCCTGGAAGCGCAAGAACCCCAACCCCAACTCCGCCGCCTACCAGCCCCCCGCCATCGCCGACCTGCAGGTGCAGAACCGCGCCAAGGCCCGCCGCTGGTTCAAacccaaccccaacaaccgccgtCCCTTCTTCCACAAGCCCAAGGCCAAGGCGCCGCGCAACACCTCGTCCTTCATCATCCGCGCCAAGCGCCTGGGGGGCATCGCGCCGCTGGTGTCCCCGGGGCCCGTGACCCCCGCCGTGCTGCCCACGCCCGTCATCTCCCCGGCCCGCGACGAGCGGCTGCTCTCCGACGTGCTCGCGCAGCAGCAGTGGGGCGTCGACGGCTACGGCTCCATGAAGGGCCTCATCCGGCTCCGCCCCGCCACCCACGcccccgacgacgacgaggacgagtCCAGCGGGGGCAGCGACGTGGAGGAGCACGTCGAGGTCGAGAGGCGGCTCGACCACGACCTCAGCAGGTTCGAGATGGTCTACCCGCAGCCGGGCGCCGTGCTTGAGGACCACGACGAGATGTATGACCGGAACCAGGGTGATGACGTGGATGTGCATGTCGCCAGGCTGGAGGAGGAGAACCTCACGCTCAAGGAGAGGCTCTTTCTCGTGGAGCGGGAGGTGGGGGACATGAGGCGCCGTCTCGAGGCCGTCGAGGCACGATTCTCTCACGCTGCTGCTCTTGGtaatgctgctgctgctgctgtggaGAATGGCACTCAGCTGGGTAATCCTAATGCTGCAGCTGCTGCTGATGACGCAGTTGAGCAGGTGCCTCTGCAGAATGGCACCGAGAGGGGTGATGCTATTGCTGCAGCTGATGCTGACAATGATGCTGTTGAGGTGCCTCTGCAGAATGGCAGTGGGAGTGCTAGAGTTGGTGCTGTCAGCGACGCCGTTGAGGAGGCTCTGAAGAATGACACCGAGATGGGCGATGCCGCCGCTGATGCTGACAACACATTTGAGGGTAGCACGGAGAAGGGTGATGCATCTGATAGTGCAGTCAACAAGTCTCTAGAGAATGGCACTGCAGAGCCGCAGAAGAGCGGCAATGAGGAGGAGAGCTACAGCGCAGGTTCGGAGAAGAACGCTGAGATTGGTGATGCTGCAAGTGCCCAGGGCGATGGCCAAGAGGCCTGA